A genomic region of Roseateles amylovorans contains the following coding sequences:
- the fabI gene encoding enoyl-ACP reductase FabI yields the protein MGFLAGKRLLITGVLSNRSIAYGIARACHREGAELAFSYVGERFKDRITEFAAEFDSKLVFDCDVGDDAQIDRLFADLGEHWPEFDGFVHSIGFAPREAIAGDFLEGMTRENYRIAHDISAYSFPAMAKAAQSRLRPGAALLTLSYLGAERFVPNYNTMGLAKASLEASVRYLAYNLGTKGVRVNGISAGPIKTLAAAGIKDFGKLLGQFANSAAIKRNVTIEDVGNTAAFLMSDLSGGISSEIIYVDGGFSHGALAATE from the coding sequence ATGGGTTTTCTCGCCGGCAAGCGACTGCTGATCACGGGCGTACTGTCCAACCGTTCCATCGCCTACGGCATCGCCCGGGCCTGCCACCGCGAAGGTGCCGAACTGGCCTTCAGCTATGTGGGCGAGCGCTTCAAGGACCGGATCACCGAATTCGCCGCCGAATTCGACTCCAAGCTGGTATTTGACTGCGACGTCGGCGATGACGCCCAGATCGATCGCCTGTTTGCCGACCTCGGCGAGCACTGGCCCGAGTTCGATGGCTTTGTCCATTCCATCGGCTTCGCCCCGCGCGAGGCCATTGCAGGTGACTTCCTCGAGGGCATGACCCGAGAGAACTATCGCATCGCCCACGACATCTCCGCCTACAGCTTCCCCGCCATGGCCAAGGCCGCGCAATCCCGGCTGCGCCCGGGCGCAGCCCTGCTGACGCTGTCCTACCTCGGCGCCGAACGATTTGTGCCGAACTACAACACCATGGGTCTGGCCAAGGCCTCGCTGGAAGCCAGCGTCCGCTACCTGGCCTACAACCTGGGCACCAAGGGCGTGCGGGTCAACGGCATTTCCGCCGGTCCGATCAAGACCCTGGCGGCCGCCGGCATCAAGGACTTCGGCAAGCTGCTGGGTCAATTTGCCAACAGTGCCGCCATCAAGCGCAATGTGACGATCGAGGACGTCGGCAACACCGCCGCCTTCCTGATGTCCGACCTGTCCGGCGGCATCAGCTCGGAAATCATCTACGTGGACGGCGGCTTCAGCCACGGCGCCCTGGCAGCGACCGAGTAA
- a CDS encoding arginine/lysine/ornithine decarboxylase: protein MTPRFRFPIVIIDEDYRSENTSGLGIRALADAIQKEGFEVLGVTSYGDLSQFAQQQSRASAFILSIDDEEFSTTDGIELDPAVLNLRKFIQEIRFKNADIPIYVYGETRTSQHLPNDVLRELHGFIHMFEDTPEFVARHIIREAKSYLDGLAPPFFKALMDYAQDGSYSWHCPGHSGGVAFLKSPVGQMFHQFFGENMLRADVCNAVEELGQLLDHTGPVAESEKNAARIFNADHCFFVTNGTSTSNKMVWHHTVAPGDVVVVDRNCHKSILHSIIMTGAVPVFMTPTRNHYGIIGPIPESEFSAETIRKKVAKNPLLKGVNPKTVKPRIMTLTQSTYDGVLYNTETIKGKLDGWIDTLHFDEAWLPHAAFHSFYGSYHAMGKHRPRPKTAMVYATQSTHKLLAGISQASQVLVQDSQNVKLDKHLFNEAYLMHTSTSPQYSIIASCDVAAAMMEPPGGTALVEESISEALDFRRAMRKVEKDYGKDWWFKVWGPDKLASDGIGKPADWMLKANEKWHGFGPIESGFNMLDPIKSTIITPGLDMSGKFAKSGIPASIVTKFLAEHGVVVEKTGLYSFFIMFTIGITKGRWNTLLTALQQFKDDYDRNAPIWRILPDFVAAFPRYERMGLRDLCQSVHEAYASGDIARLTTEVYLSDLEPAMKPSDAYAHIAQRRTERVAIDQLEGRVTTALLTPYPPGIPLVIPGERFNKRIVDYLKFTRDFNAKFPGFATDVHGLVAEKGEDGQTYYYVDCVLDH, encoded by the coding sequence ATGACGCCGCGCTTTCGCTTTCCCATCGTCATCATCGACGAGGACTATCGCTCCGAGAACACCTCGGGTTTGGGTATTCGCGCCTTGGCCGACGCCATCCAGAAGGAAGGCTTCGAAGTGCTGGGTGTCACCAGTTACGGCGATCTGAGTCAGTTCGCGCAGCAGCAAAGCCGCGCCAGCGCCTTCATCCTGTCGATCGACGACGAGGAGTTCTCCACCACCGACGGCATCGAGCTGGATCCGGCGGTGCTGAACCTGCGCAAGTTCATCCAGGAGATCCGCTTCAAGAATGCGGACATCCCGATCTATGTGTACGGCGAGACCCGTACCTCGCAGCATCTGCCCAATGATGTGCTGCGCGAGCTGCATGGCTTCATCCACATGTTCGAGGACACGCCCGAATTCGTGGCGCGTCACATCATCCGCGAGGCGAAGAGCTACCTCGATGGTCTGGCGCCCCCGTTCTTCAAGGCGCTGATGGACTATGCGCAGGATGGTTCGTACTCCTGGCACTGCCCGGGTCACTCCGGCGGTGTGGCCTTCCTGAAGAGCCCGGTGGGGCAGATGTTCCACCAGTTCTTTGGTGAGAACATGTTGCGGGCGGACGTCTGCAATGCGGTGGAAGAGCTGGGCCAACTGCTGGACCACACCGGTCCGGTGGCCGAGAGCGAGAAGAACGCGGCCCGCATCTTCAATGCCGACCATTGCTTCTTCGTCACCAACGGCACCTCCACCTCCAACAAGATGGTCTGGCACCACACGGTGGCGCCCGGCGACGTGGTGGTGGTGGACCGCAACTGCCACAAGAGCATCCTGCACAGCATCATCATGACCGGCGCCGTGCCGGTCTTCATGACGCCGACGCGCAACCACTACGGCATCATCGGCCCGATTCCGGAGAGCGAGTTCTCCGCCGAGACCATCCGCAAGAAGGTCGCGAAGAATCCGCTGCTCAAGGGTGTCAACCCGAAGACGGTCAAGCCGCGCATCATGACGCTGACCCAGAGCACCTACGACGGCGTGCTCTACAACACCGAGACGATCAAGGGCAAGCTGGACGGCTGGATCGACACGCTGCACTTCGATGAAGCGTGGCTGCCGCATGCCGCGTTCCACAGTTTCTACGGCTCGTATCACGCGATGGGCAAGCATCGCCCGCGGCCGAAGACGGCGATGGTGTACGCGACGCAGTCGACCCACAAGCTGCTGGCGGGTATCTCCCAGGCCTCGCAGGTGCTGGTGCAGGACTCTCAGAACGTGAAGCTGGACAAGCATCTGTTCAATGAGGCGTACCTGATGCACACCTCGACCAGCCCGCAGTATTCGATCATCGCCAGCTGCGACGTCGCCGCCGCGATGATGGAGCCTCCCGGTGGCACGGCGCTGGTGGAGGAGTCGATCTCCGAAGCACTGGACTTCCGGCGCGCCATGCGCAAGGTCGAGAAGGACTACGGCAAGGACTGGTGGTTCAAGGTCTGGGGCCCGGACAAGCTGGCGTCGGACGGCATCGGCAAGCCGGCGGACTGGATGCTCAAGGCCAACGAGAAGTGGCACGGCTTCGGTCCGATCGAGTCCGGCTTCAACATGCTGGACCCGATCAAGTCGACCATCATCACCCCGGGCCTGGACATGAGCGGCAAGTTCGCCAAGTCCGGCATTCCGGCCAGCATCGTCACCAAGTTCCTGGCCGAGCACGGCGTGGTGGTGGAGAAGACGGGTCTTTACTCGTTCTTCATCATGTTCACCATCGGCATCACCAAGGGTCGTTGGAACACGCTGTTGACCGCGCTGCAGCAGTTCAAGGACGACTACGACCGCAATGCCCCGATCTGGCGCATCCTCCCGGACTTCGTGGCCGCCTTCCCACGTTACGAGCGCATGGGCCTTCGGGACTTGTGCCAGAGCGTGCATGAGGCCTACGCGTCCGGCGACATCGCTCGTCTGACGACGGAGGTGTATTTGTCCGACCTTGAGCCGGCCATGAAGCCCAGCGATGCTTACGCGCACATTGCGCAACGCCGCACCGAGCGGGTGGCGATCGATCAGTTGGAGGGCCGTGTGACCACCGCCTTGCTGACGCCGTACCCGCCCGGCATCCCGCTGGTCATCCCGGGCGAGCGCTTCAACAAGCGCATCGTGGATTACCTGAAGTTCACCCGTGACTTCAATGCCAAGTTCCCGGGCTTCGCGACCGATGTCCATGGACTGGTGGCGGAGAAGGGCGAGGATGGGCAGACGTACTACTACGTCGACTGCGTGCTGGACCACTGA
- a CDS encoding NfeD family protein, which yields MDWSLATWWWVICGGLVAMELASGATFYLLMLALGAASAALAAHLGFGFSVQMVLAAVVGGAAVAVWHRRQLRHPRLPANQNPNVNLDIGQSLEVRHWRGDGTAEVHYRGAAWQARFIGNGAPHGGRHVIRAVEGSCLLLESA from the coding sequence ATGGACTGGAGCCTGGCCACCTGGTGGTGGGTGATCTGCGGTGGACTGGTCGCGATGGAGCTCGCCAGCGGCGCGACGTTCTATTTGCTGATGCTGGCGCTGGGCGCGGCGTCGGCGGCACTGGCGGCGCACCTGGGCTTCGGTTTCAGCGTCCAGATGGTGCTGGCCGCGGTGGTCGGCGGCGCAGCCGTCGCGGTTTGGCACCGTCGCCAGTTGCGGCACCCTCGCCTGCCCGCGAATCAGAATCCCAATGTGAACCTCGACATCGGCCAGAGCCTGGAAGTCCGCCATTGGCGCGGCGATGGCACCGCCGAGGTCCACTACCGCGGCGCGGCTTGGCAGGCGCGCTTCATTGGCAACGGCGCGCCGCATGGCGGCCGACACGTGATCCGTGCGGTCGAGGGCAGTTGCCTGCTGCTGGAATCGGCTTGA
- a CDS encoding SPFH domain-containing protein encodes MEIIALVLLVVAVVFIIQSVKVVPQQNAWVVERLGKYHATLTPGLNILVPFVDRLAYKHSLKEIPLDVPSQVCITRDNTQLTVDGILYFQVTDAMRASYGSSNYIVAITQLAQTTLRSVIGRMELDRTFEERDVINSAVVQALDEAALNWGVKVLRYEIKDLTPPAEILRSMQAQITAEREKRALIAASEGRRQEQINIATGEREAAIARSEGEKQAEINKAQGEAAAITAVADASADAIRKIAAAIQQPGGGDAVQLKVAEKAVDAFAQLAQKNNTMIVPGNMSEVSGLIGTAMALIKNDKVIQPVK; translated from the coding sequence ATGGAAATCATCGCTCTGGTCCTGCTGGTCGTCGCCGTTGTCTTCATCATCCAGTCGGTCAAGGTCGTCCCGCAGCAGAACGCCTGGGTGGTCGAGCGTCTGGGCAAGTACCACGCCACTCTGACCCCCGGCCTGAACATCCTGGTGCCTTTTGTCGACCGCCTGGCCTACAAGCACTCGCTGAAGGAAATCCCGTTGGATGTGCCGAGCCAGGTGTGCATCACGCGCGACAACACCCAGCTGACGGTCGACGGCATCCTGTACTTCCAGGTCACCGACGCCATGCGCGCGAGCTACGGCTCCAGCAATTACATCGTTGCCATCACCCAGTTGGCACAGACGACGCTGCGCTCGGTCATTGGCCGCATGGAACTGGACCGCACCTTCGAGGAGCGGGACGTCATCAACAGCGCCGTGGTCCAGGCCCTGGACGAAGCGGCGCTGAACTGGGGCGTGAAGGTCCTGCGTTACGAGATCAAGGATCTGACGCCCCCGGCCGAGATCCTGCGCTCCATGCAGGCCCAGATCACCGCCGAGCGCGAGAAGCGTGCTCTGATTGCCGCCTCCGAAGGTCGCCGCCAGGAGCAGATCAACATCGCCACCGGCGAACGCGAAGCCGCGATCGCCCGCTCCGAGGGTGAGAAGCAGGCCGAGATCAACAAGGCGCAGGGTGAAGCGGCCGCCATCACTGCAGTCGCGGATGCCAGCGCGGACGCGATCCGCAAGATCGCTGCGGCAATCCAGCAACCGGGCGGCGGCGACGCCGTGCAGTTGAAGGTGGCCGAGAAGGCGGTGGACGCCTTTGCCCAACTGGCGCAAAAGAACAACACCATGATCGTGCCCGGCAACATGAGCGAGGTGTCCGGCCTGATCGGCACCGCGATGGCGCTGATCAAGAACGACAAGGTGATTCAGCCGGTCAAGTGA
- the sodC gene encoding superoxide dismutase [Cu-Zn] SodC, whose amino-acid sequence MIRTIRFTRPLLAAALVALLPATAALAAETSVTLKVATPQGEAGPIGTVTLEDTKYGLVLTPKLTGLPPGLHGFHVHANASCAAADKDGKPSPAEAAGGHLDPKKTGKHGEPWGDGHLGDLPPLYVDGQGQAMQPVLAPRLKVADVKNHALMVHAGGDNHADHPAPLGGGGARIACGVIQ is encoded by the coding sequence ATGATCCGAACGATCCGATTCACCCGTCCGCTGTTGGCCGCCGCCCTGGTTGCCCTGCTGCCCGCCACCGCCGCGCTCGCTGCGGAAACCTCGGTCACGCTCAAGGTCGCGACGCCTCAGGGCGAAGCCGGCCCGATCGGCACAGTGACCCTGGAGGACACCAAGTACGGCCTGGTGCTGACACCCAAGCTCACCGGCCTGCCGCCTGGGCTGCATGGCTTCCACGTGCATGCCAATGCCTCCTGCGCGGCCGCCGACAAAGACGGCAAGCCCTCGCCCGCAGAAGCGGCCGGCGGCCATCTGGATCCGAAGAAGACGGGCAAGCACGGCGAGCCCTGGGGCGACGGCCACCTGGGCGATCTGCCCCCGCTGTATGTGGATGGACAAGGTCAGGCCATGCAGCCCGTGCTCGCCCCGCGCCTGAAGGTTGCGGATGTCAAAAATCACGCCCTCATGGTGCATGCCGGGGGCGACAACCACGCCGATCATCCCGCGCCGTTGGGTGGTGGCGGTGCGCGCATCGCCTGCGGCGTGATTCAGTAA
- a CDS encoding GGDEF domain-containing protein has product MQIQPDAAGTHHENTGARMRALLVRAPLAVAFTAASRFEVASEQFNHLFGHGDDTDLSGSDVRDVIVSDAGHQALQARLGAAFSAGRPLDEEIEFVRRDGARFWGRLQATPVLWEQPSGEAMWVVEDITAARTQRLQPTWSAKHDEVTELNNRREIERRLADHVGSRRHEPVSVLFVDIDRFSEVVQGMGAEVADHFLYGLGQMLVTKVRASDIVARLENDQFAVLLPDCDLHYAQIVAEKMRAAIAAYRLRWGLHRTRVKASLGVVQLQPSLDTVDAVLGAAALACTEAKAAGGDSVRVFVSNGTYEELAG; this is encoded by the coding sequence ATGCAGATCCAACCCGATGCCGCCGGCACCCACCACGAGAACACCGGCGCCCGGATGCGTGCGCTGCTGGTGCGCGCGCCGCTGGCGGTGGCCTTCACCGCGGCAAGCCGTTTCGAGGTGGCGAGCGAGCAGTTCAATCACCTGTTCGGGCACGGCGATGACACCGATCTCAGCGGCTCCGATGTCCGCGACGTGATCGTCTCCGACGCCGGCCACCAGGCGCTGCAGGCCCGCTTGGGTGCGGCCTTCAGTGCGGGACGGCCGCTGGATGAGGAGATCGAATTCGTGCGTCGGGACGGCGCGCGTTTCTGGGGTCGTCTGCAAGCGACGCCGGTGCTCTGGGAGCAGCCCTCGGGCGAGGCGATGTGGGTGGTGGAAGACATCACCGCCGCCCGCACCCAACGCCTGCAGCCGACCTGGTCGGCCAAGCATGACGAGGTGACCGAGCTGAACAACCGGCGCGAGATCGAACGGCGCCTGGCCGACCATGTCGGCAGCCGCCGGCATGAGCCGGTGTCAGTGCTGTTTGTCGACATCGACCGCTTCAGCGAAGTGGTGCAGGGCATGGGCGCCGAGGTGGCGGACCATTTCCTGTATGGACTGGGTCAGATGCTGGTGACCAAGGTGCGGGCGTCCGACATCGTGGCACGGTTGGAAAACGACCAGTTCGCCGTCCTGCTGCCGGATTGCGATCTGCACTATGCGCAGATCGTGGCCGAGAAGATGCGCGCCGCGATTGCCGCCTATCGGCTGCGGTGGGGGCTGCACCGGACCCGCGTCAAGGCCAGCCTGGGCGTGGTGCAGTTGCAGCCGTCGCTGGACACCGTGGATGCGGTCCTGGGCGCCGCGGCGCTGGCCTGCACCGAGGCCAAGGCGGCCGGCGGCGACAGCGTGCGGGTGTTTGTCTCCAACGGCACCTACGAGGAACTCGCCGGCTGA
- the sbcB gene encoding exodeoxyribonuclease I, with product MHEMTFYWHDYETFGRVPRRDRPAQFAGLRTDADLNEIGEPLMVYCRPPLDALPDPESCLLTGILPQTCAEQGLPEHQFAAAILDELSRPGTVGLGYNTIRFDDEVTRFLFWRNLIDPYAREWQNDCGRWDLLDVVRCAYALRPDGIEWPKHEDGRPSFKLEHLTAANGLAHEAAHDALSDVRATIALARLIKQKQPKLWEFCLKLRRKDAVWAEIGTNRPFLHISGMYGTERGCIALVWPLAAHPTNKNELIVWDLGTDPAELLTLEADAIRQRLYTKQDDLPEGVTRLPIKTIHVNKSPIVISALKILSPEMAERWGLDLAQGLAHAETLAQRGAELSGRWKQVFQRPAGEGGADVDEDLYGGFLSSDDRRALERLRGLSPEALADRVAQGKVAFEDGRLEELLFRYRARNWPEHLSPDERARWEQHCAVRLHQGDGGVQTLEQFFERIDTLAEAAQEADDERAQEILSALYDWAEQIAPPPP from the coding sequence ATGCATGAGATGACTTTCTACTGGCACGACTACGAGACTTTCGGACGCGTGCCGCGCCGAGATCGCCCGGCCCAGTTCGCCGGCCTGCGGACCGATGCGGACCTCAACGAGATCGGCGAGCCGCTGATGGTGTATTGCCGGCCGCCGCTGGATGCGCTGCCCGATCCCGAGTCCTGCCTGCTGACCGGCATCCTGCCCCAGACCTGCGCCGAGCAGGGCTTGCCCGAGCACCAGTTCGCAGCGGCCATCCTGGATGAGCTGTCGCGTCCGGGCACGGTGGGGCTGGGTTACAACACCATCCGCTTCGACGACGAAGTCACGCGCTTCCTCTTCTGGCGCAACCTCATCGATCCGTATGCCCGCGAGTGGCAGAACGACTGCGGCCGTTGGGACCTGCTGGACGTGGTTCGCTGCGCCTATGCGCTTCGGCCGGATGGCATCGAATGGCCCAAGCATGAGGATGGTCGCCCCTCTTTCAAGCTGGAGCACCTGACCGCTGCCAACGGTCTGGCCCATGAAGCAGCGCATGACGCCCTGTCAGACGTGCGCGCCACCATCGCGCTGGCCCGGCTGATCAAGCAGAAGCAGCCCAAGCTGTGGGAGTTCTGCCTCAAGCTGCGGCGCAAGGATGCAGTGTGGGCTGAGATCGGCACGAATCGGCCGTTCTTGCACATCTCCGGCATGTACGGCACCGAGCGTGGCTGCATCGCGCTGGTGTGGCCGCTGGCGGCCCATCCCACCAACAAGAACGAGTTGATTGTCTGGGACCTGGGCACCGATCCCGCAGAACTGCTGACGCTGGAGGCGGACGCCATCCGTCAGCGCCTGTACACCAAGCAGGACGACCTGCCGGAGGGCGTGACCCGGCTGCCGATCAAAACCATCCACGTCAACAAGTCGCCGATCGTGATTTCGGCGCTGAAGATCCTGTCGCCGGAGATGGCCGAGCGGTGGGGCCTGGATCTGGCGCAGGGGCTGGCCCATGCCGAGACGCTGGCCCAGCGGGGCGCGGAGCTGTCGGGCCGCTGGAAGCAGGTGTTCCAGCGACCGGCGGGCGAGGGTGGGGCGGATGTCGACGAAGACCTTTACGGCGGGTTCCTGTCCAGCGACGATCGTCGCGCGCTCGAGCGCCTGCGAGGGCTGTCGCCCGAAGCCCTGGCCGACCGGGTGGCGCAAGGCAAGGTGGCCTTCGAGGATGGGCGTCTGGAGGAACTGCTGTTCCGCTACCGCGCCCGCAACTGGCCTGAGCACCTGAGTCCGGACGAGCGCGCTCGTTGGGAGCAGCACTGCGCCGTGCGCCTGCATCAGGGCGACGGTGGCGTGCAGACGCTGGAGCAGTTCTTCGAGCGCATCGACACCCTGGCCGAAGCCGCCCAGGAGGCCGACGACGAGCGGGCGCAGGAGATCCTGTCCGCGCTGTACGACTGGGCCGAGCAGATCGCACCGCCGCCGCCCTGA
- a CDS encoding phosphoethanolamine transferase, translating into MSLQILGRLGRSPWAAGLAVCGVVLAAIFAGHEPLRAAQIALLALPFFVWLRWPLSSRGWRAARWITVSAVVALFVIDGLVRAYLRSRYQALPDSSLVLAAVANTTTREALEYLKSQGVAIGIAMAGLLAALSLTTAWVAVCNRHTVAVGRMGRRVLILLLIAGSVGYISKPWRRHHPALFWPTWAASVDDLRDSWSDQARQRAQLMSNARAANPSLTAAGPSTVVLVLTDSVNRDNMSLYGYGRDTTPQLTALSREEAGRWLTLRHAWSVEPGTVASLSGIFSFGARDQDDPVGHSQHILALARAAGYRVWWMSNHDDVAIDQQHAQLADTVEMINREPGRSTSSLDGELLDCLEEALVDAAPRKLIVVHLLGAHPHYRLRAPSAMRPFDEGGDAVEAQMEKAGRPVWLRELRQTYDAALRYHDGVVAETARLTRRHAPAGGQAAWMFLSDHGQEVGHDIVHAGHSPGTAAGYRVPMLLWRSTQPWPSDLGQRPFRADWAAWTLADLLNLQWQTMTAERNVLHPDYRWEAPALPVASVRFDR; encoded by the coding sequence ATGAGCTTGCAGATCCTTGGCCGCCTGGGGCGGTCGCCATGGGCCGCCGGGTTGGCCGTGTGCGGCGTGGTGCTGGCGGCGATCTTCGCGGGGCATGAGCCATTGCGGGCGGCGCAGATCGCGCTGCTGGCCTTGCCGTTTTTCGTCTGGCTGCGCTGGCCGTTGTCGAGCCGAGGCTGGCGGGCGGCGCGGTGGATCACGGTCAGTGCGGTGGTGGCACTGTTTGTGATCGATGGACTGGTGCGCGCCTATCTGCGCTCCCGCTACCAGGCCTTGCCCGACAGCTCGCTGGTGCTGGCCGCCGTGGCCAACACCACCACCCGGGAAGCCCTGGAATACCTGAAGTCCCAGGGGGTGGCGATCGGGATCGCCATGGCCGGGCTGTTGGCGGCCTTGTCGCTGACGACCGCCTGGGTGGCGGTCTGCAATCGGCACACGGTGGCGGTGGGCCGGATGGGCCGTCGCGTGTTGATCCTGCTGCTGATCGCCGGCAGCGTCGGCTACATCAGCAAGCCCTGGCGCCGGCATCATCCGGCCCTGTTCTGGCCGACCTGGGCCGCGTCGGTCGATGACCTGCGCGACAGCTGGTCTGATCAGGCCCGCCAGCGGGCGCAGTTGATGTCCAACGCGCGCGCGGCGAATCCTTCGCTGACGGCCGCCGGCCCCTCCACCGTGGTGCTGGTGCTGACCGACAGCGTGAACCGGGACAACATGAGCCTCTACGGTTATGGTCGGGACACCACCCCGCAGCTGACGGCGCTCAGCCGGGAGGAGGCGGGGCGATGGCTGACGCTGCGCCATGCCTGGTCGGTGGAGCCGGGCACGGTGGCGTCCCTGAGCGGCATCTTCAGCTTCGGCGCCCGGGACCAGGATGATCCGGTCGGCCACAGTCAGCACATCCTGGCGCTGGCGCGGGCCGCCGGTTACCGCGTCTGGTGGATGAGCAACCATGACGACGTCGCCATCGACCAGCAGCATGCGCAACTGGCGGACACGGTGGAGATGATCAACCGGGAGCCGGGCCGGTCCACCTCCAGTCTGGATGGCGAATTGCTGGACTGCCTCGAGGAAGCGCTGGTCGATGCCGCGCCACGCAAGCTGATCGTGGTGCATCTGCTGGGGGCCCATCCGCATTACCGGCTGCGCGCACCGTCGGCGATGCGGCCCTTCGATGAGGGCGGCGATGCGGTCGAGGCCCAGATGGAGAAGGCAGGGCGGCCCGTCTGGCTGCGAGAGCTGCGACAGACCTATGACGCCGCACTGCGCTACCACGACGGCGTGGTGGCGGAAACCGCCCGGCTCACCCGCCGCCATGCACCCGCGGGCGGGCAGGCGGCCTGGATGTTCCTGTCGGACCACGGCCAGGAGGTGGGACATGACATCGTCCATGCGGGTCACAGTCCGGGCACGGCCGCCGGCTACCGGGTGCCGATGCTGCTGTGGCGCAGCACCCAGCCGTGGCCGTCGGACCTTGGACAGCGCCCCTTCCGGGCCGACTGGGCAGCCTGGACGCTGGCGGATCTGCTGAACCTGCAGTGGCAGACCATGACCGCGGAGCGCAATGTGCTTCATCCGGACTATCGCTGGGAAGCGCCCGCGCTGCCGGTGGCGTCGGTGCGCTTTGATCGATAG
- a CDS encoding manganese efflux pump MntP → MNFLSTAALALAMSTDAFAAAVGKGTALQKPRWAEALRTGAIFGVIEALTPLAGWALGLAAVNTVKAWDHWIAFVLLGGLGIHMVLAGLKQELPEAAEDKPNRHSFMRLALTGFATSIDAMAVGVGLAFVDVDILPVAAAIGLATFVMVTLGVMLGRVLGTVVGKRAEILGGVVLFAIGATILYEHLTAL, encoded by the coding sequence ATGAACTTCCTCTCTACCGCCGCGCTCGCCCTGGCGATGTCCACCGACGCCTTTGCTGCGGCCGTCGGCAAAGGCACGGCGCTGCAGAAGCCGCGTTGGGCCGAAGCCTTGCGCACCGGCGCGATCTTCGGCGTGATCGAAGCGCTCACACCGTTGGCCGGATGGGCCCTGGGTCTGGCGGCGGTCAACACGGTGAAAGCCTGGGACCACTGGATCGCCTTCGTGCTCCTGGGAGGACTGGGGATTCACATGGTGCTCGCCGGGCTCAAGCAGGAGCTGCCCGAGGCGGCTGAAGACAAACCCAACCGTCACAGTTTCATGCGTCTGGCGCTCACCGGCTTCGCCACCAGCATCGATGCGATGGCGGTGGGCGTGGGGCTGGCCTTTGTCGATGTGGACATCCTGCCCGTGGCCGCGGCCATCGGCTTGGCCACCTTCGTGATGGTGACGCTGGGCGTCATGCTGGGCCGGGTGCTGGGGACGGTGGTCGGCAAGCGGGCCGAGATCCTGGGCGGCGTGGTGCTGTTTGCGATCGGCGCCACCATCCTTTATGAGCACCTGACGGCGCTGTGA